The DNA segment ATGTGTGAgcagagtcctagagaggatgtgCGGAGGATCCATGAGGCAGTTGCTAGGGGCGGCCAACCACAACAGCGTGCAGCTGTCCAGAAGTTATGGAGCGGAGAAAGTGTTTCCTATTCTGTGTCTGGAGATCCCAAGGAAAGGTCTCCAGAGAGTGTGACTCCTCGTCTGGAAGGAGGATAGAGTCATGGCGTTTCTCGTGGTAACCACTGCAGTAATGAGTCATCAGGTGATCGTGTAATGGAGGAAGATTGTTCCAAATTTTGCATGTGTGGCAAGTAAAGTGAAAGTAAGCCAGCGGCAGTTGCTACCTGCTGGGCCAGTAATTGATAAATCGATAGTTGTGTGGGACAATTATGCGGTTACTAAGAACTATCCAGTGGTCCTTGCTGACtgtgaaaaaagaagaaaaaagtctACACCTCGGCAAGCAAGCACTGTGTCGGGTTCTTTTTAACTGACGTTCAGCAGTCCGATTTCAGTTTATCTAAGGAATTGTCAATTTTGGTTAAAGTCTTTTTGATGCGCAAGGCTGGGAGTCTTGCCGATGGGTTGTGATACCAGCATTCCTTCATCAATTTAACCAGGGATGTTAGCGTTGGGTCTGAAAACCATCTATTAGGAATGTTTGGTCTTTGTTGATCCACACAGACAACTTTCTTCATATCTTCAAAACTAGGATCATTAGGAACAACGTCATGAAAGGGAGGTTTGTAATCTGCAACAATACCGTTGCTAACCATGCATCTGGCGACCTCCCAGAGGACCAGGCCAAAAGCCCAAATATCAACTCTTTTGTAAGAGTCAAAAAAATCCACTTGGATCGTCTCATCGAGGACTTCGGGAGCCATGTACCTCTTGGTTCCTACATAGGGGTTACTCCCAACATCGAGCTGATTGGTTGATTGTGAGTGAATCATGGCCAATCCTAGATCAGCAATGCAGCACTGTCCGTTCTTCTTAACTAGAATGTTCTTGCTCTTTAAATCCCGATGAGCAATAGCAGGTTTCCCCTGCGTACCAAAAATCTCCACATGTAAATGTGCTAGTCCGCTGGCTATGGAAAGGACAATTCTGAGACAGGTCACCGTGTCTAATGTGGTTATATGTAAGTAATCGTAGAGGGATCCCAATTCATGGTAGTGCGTAATAAGCCACAACTGTGTGCTGGAGTTTCTTGAAGTCATATCGGAGGCAATGAAACCTAGGATGTTTTCATGTCTTAACAGCACCGTGTTGTATAATTCAGTCTCTCTGCACCAGGACTTCTCATCTCGGGATGAAAAGATCTTTACGGCGACGCTTTCCCCTTGCCAGTGGCCGCGCCATACTTCTCCGTACCGACCCTTACCAACACATTCTGCAAGGGTGATCTGGCGGGCGACTGTTCTGTGCACCAGGAAGGGAAGCCCAGACCCACTGCCAGATGTGCACGTGTGATCCAGCAGATCCGCAAGGGTGCTGTCCCCCACGTTGGAAGCGATCAGCCCGTCTACAGTCCGATACTCCGCATCTCGTGTACTCAACCGCTCCATGTGTCGTTGCTGAATTTTTCGGAAGACCAGGAGGGCCACAACTGAAAGCACTATTAGAACGACTACTGGAGCCAGGATAAATATCGCCAGGGTTTCCACGCTGGAATTTAATGTCTCGACGGTGCCTGACTTACTTTGTAAGTGCGCTGTAATGTTCATGTTGCAGAGGTCGCCCTGACAGCAGTCCACGGCCTGGTCAGCAGAAGGAGGGGTCTTGCAGGTCATTATGCTTTGCTCGTAGACTTGGAAGCAGCCTTTCTGAGAAACCAAGAGACCATCGTTCATACTGAGGGAGGCAAAGCATCGCTGTCCGTAACAGCGGTCTCTGCTGCCGCAGGAAATCCCCTCGCACACACATTTATATTGGACGGAATTCCCTTTAACCTCCTCGTCTTCCATGCTAGAAGATGAAAAAGTGACCATTATGAGTATGGGAATAATTACACCACCACCCACCATTGTACAGCCCTTATATCCAATCCCCTCAGAGTATAGCAGCGGAATCTGACAGAAGTAGAGAAGTCCTCGCAGTCTTCAGGAGAGAAGCTgtggagctgtagcagaaagctcCAGGAGCCGAGCACAAGTGATCGAATGCCCGGTCTCTGGAGGCTCcatatatacagtcacactgaCCAATCAGAGAGCAGGATACAACAATAGActccactgaccaatcagagagCAGAATGAAACAATTACAGAGGTCACTGACTTCCGGCCCCACCTCTATTAGTTCCTCAGCAGATTTCTGGGGTTCTGCTGCCCTCATGTGGCCACTTTTGGTATCACCTTCAGTTATTGAGCCAATTCTCTGCCTCTTCAGTCACATACTGTATGATGGATCCATATAATAATTTGCTGATAGCAGTCTTCCTGTTCGCCATCCTGCTGAGATTTACTATATCTTTGGCTGGGAAGTCTACCCATTCACAAGTCTACTCATACTTGGACGACTCTCTACTTCCGGCCATGCATAAAGCTAGAAACGCCCCGAAACCGCCCAAACAAGAGATAGGCAACAAGTTATATTTCCTGGTTAATCTCTATTCTCCTGACCATGAACAACAgctcctccagactctgttagaACTTGGCCCTACAAATCTGATATTAGGGGAAAACTTAAACTTTAAGTGCAATGTCCGGCCCTGGACTGCTCCTCGCTGTCCCCACAATCCTCAGCAGATACCACTTCCCCTCTGCACTTCATGGAGGAGCTTTCTCTGTGATCTTTGGAGGGGGGTGGACTCCATGGATAGAGAATACACCCGCCACTCCCTCAGCCATCAATCCTTCTCTCATATAGACTACTTCCTTATCTCCACTCAGTTGTTTGCCGACCACCATGACTCTCGTATCCACCCGATATTGATTTCGGACCATGCTCCTCTCTGTCTATTCCTCACATGCCCACGTGCCCGACAGTGGAGGTTCCCTTTGTACTTGGCAGATTCTGACGATTATAAAGCCTTTCTTAAAGTACACTGGGACTCCTTTCTGGATGACAATGTTGTCCATACTGATAACGTCCCGTTACTCTGGGCCACCTCCAGGGCTTTAATGAGAGGCCATATTGTCAGTTATCTGTCATGTagggaaaaaaaagtacaaatcATAAATTTGATGCTTTACCCTTCCCCGAATCCAAATGACATAAGCCTCGACCCCATCTTCTGAGATGCAGCAGGCTCACTCAATGGCTAAGCATCTCAGAGACTCCTTCATACATTCTCAGTGTCACTGGCAATTTCAGTTGTCCCAAAATAAATGTTACCGTTGGGGGAATAGGACCGGTAAATTATTATCCACCCTAACTCAATATAAACAGCCCTATAAGCCAATCATGAAACTGCCGAACCCTAATACTGGTGCCTATACCACTGACCAGGAGGAGATTGAAGACATATTCTGCAACTACTACGAGGACCTTTTCAGAGCCTCTCGCACAAACCCCTCAGCAATCAATGCTTTTCTGAACAACAAGAAATGCTAGATGCAGCAATCACAGAGGACGAATTGAGATGCTCCATAGCTCCCAGTGGTAAGACCCCGGACCCCTCTTACCCTCTGCGGAATACTATAAGATCTTATCCCTAAATATAGTGCCCACTCTGactttataaaagtttttttccgGGTCGAGTCAAGAGCGATAGTCCTCCCTAAATCTCCTAAAGACCTACCCCAGTGATATCGCCCAATATTACTTCTAAATCAGGACTATAAGCTGATGGCCAAGATCCTATCTAACCAAATACAGGTACTGCTCCCGGGCCTCCTCTGTGACGCTTAGAACGGCTTTACTCAAGGGCAGAGTAGTGTGGCTAATATCAGGATGGCAGTAGCGGCCACTGTCCAGGCTCAATGTCTGGCTTTTGAGGGACTCTGGGTGGGTGCTAGAGAACTGAAGGTCGCGGCGTTTGCAGATGATATCTTGCTTCTAGTCACCAAACCCAAACAGGTCATGCAGGTGTAGGGGAGGGGGTGTTGGGCTACACTATTAATTGGGACAAGACCGAGATACTGCTACTCCGCAGTCCCTCCAAAGCACTATGGTCCTCAGCTTTTccctgtcagtggaaaacggactCATTAAAATTCCTGGGAATACTCGTGACGAGACACCCGGCTAAACTATACAGATCCCACATCAGTCTCTGTATTAACAACCTGGAATCCACATCAGGTAAATGGGAAGACTTTACTCTCATACCTAGGAAGGGCCAATTTACTGAAAATGGTGGAATTTCCTTGGCTCCTTTCTTTCTCTTTACCGCTATACCAAAGATGAATTATTTATACCGTACATTATCTGGGGAGGTAAGAAATCCCGGATCGCGTATATCCTACTTCAACTGCCAACAAAACATAGGAGACTTCACTTCCCTGATATTAAACACTACAACCTGGCGCATTTACTTAGGGCGGTGACGGAATAATATTGTTAAGGAGTCACAATATTGTAAAGGACCCTCTGAAAAAGGACAAGCCTTTAGATGTTTTGTATGTGGTCAGGTGGGTCATATCTCCAGAAATTGTACATATTGACAAGAAAAAGCCCCTGTACCTCCTGCTGATAACTCAAATAGTTGTAGCATCAATTGTCAGACGCCTTAAGAGAGATTGAGAAGTTGAAAGCAATTCAAACTTCTGGGCAAATTGTTAGATGCAATGTGATCGATTGTTCTCAAGGTCACATTAATAGTTCTCCGCAAGCGAGCTCTGCCTAGGAAATCGTTGCCTCCGTCCCTCCTGTTGTGGAGATCAAGAGAGATGGATGCAATAGACCGTTAATTTTTGCTGCCGTGGAAAGAGGCCCCCAGTAGAAGATGTTGATTAATACTGGAGCCTCTCCCAATTTTACATGCGCTTCAACCCCTAATACATCCTTTGTCTACAGGGCGGAGGCTCCATTTACAAGCCTTTCGGGGACCCCATGTTGTGACCATAGAAGGAAAGGAGACGGTGTTACAGATAGAGAAACAGGAAATTCATTTAAATGCTTATTTGATGGATTTACATGATTCTGTCTCTATTGTAGGTTCTGATTTCAGGGACAACATGGAGCTATTGTTGACTATGTAACTGAGAGGATCTGGTTTCATGGTAATGAGAGCTCTGTGTTGTCTCTGATTCCTCTGCTGTGTATGCAATTAAGAAACCAGAGGTCTCTGCACTTCCAGTCATGATGATGCGAGGTGTCAGAGATAATACAAGAGCACGAATACGTGTTCACTAGACATAACCATGTGCACATGAGCCCCAAAAGCAACAGCCTCTTCCAAATGATAGTGAGACATATATCTAGAAAATCATTGATTCATTGTTAGAGCAGGGAATATTAACCCCCTCCCGTCCACACGTTGACTATAAACATCCAGGAGGtcgttctctatctctgaatggacgtttctgaacgtccattcagagatcacagctgcacgctaaacagctgcagatcggggtgcccgctgtcagtgacagcagggcaacccttaggctggtttcacacgggtgttgcgggaaaatgtgcgggtgcgttgcgggaacaatCACCATTTTTctgtgcaagtgcaaaacattgtaatgcgttttgcactcgcgtgagaaaaatcgcgcatgtttggtacccaaacttcttcacagaaattcgggcttgggatcggtgttctgtagattgtatttttttcccttataacatgggtataagggaaaataatagcattttgaatacagaatgcatagtaaaatagtgctggaggggttaaaaaaattaaaaaaatttttactcaccttaatccacttgatcgcgcagccgggatctCCTTCTGTCTACATCTTAGCTGtgtaggaacaggacctgtggtgacgtcactccggtcatcacatgatccatcacatgatcttttaccatggtgatgaatcatgtgatggaccatgtgatgactggagtgacgtcaccacaggtcctgttactgcacacagctaagatgaagacagaaggagatcccggctgcgcgatcaagtggattatggtgagtaaaatttttttttatttttttttaacccctccagcactattttactatgcattctgtattcaaaatgctattattttcccttataaccatgttataagggaaaataataatgatcgggtctccatcccgattgtctcctagcgtgaaaatcgcaccgcatccgcacttgcttgcggatgcttgcgattttcacgcaaccctattcatttctatggggcttgcgttacgtgaaaaacgcagaatatagagcatgctgcgattttcacgcaacgcataagtgatgcgtgaaaatcaccgctcatgtgaacagccccatatatctgaatgggtcgggattcagtgcgggtgcaatgtgttcaactcacgcatcgcatccgcgcggaatactcacccgtgtgagcGACAAACCTATCTCTGaatccacgtgggacgctgatcaGGAAACAGCCGGGGCGCCGGCTTTCAGCGGGCCCCGAATAACCTGAGTGATCGGCCGGCACTAAGGAAAGGTAAGCCCGCATAGTGGGTCATCATTAGGCAGACTCTAAAGCTCGCATAAGAAAGAATCACATTTAAAGCTTATTACAACTGGACCATTGATTCCATCTCAGCGGACATTGTTCCTCGCTGAAGATGAGAAGAAGGAGGACTTTCCTTTTCCTATTCCCCtttctatttttcttttataGGTATTCAATTgtgtaccctttttttttttttttgcagtaataTCAGACCACTACAAGGATTGATCTTTGACATAGGGCATTTATATATATGATTCATGATATTACGCCTTCACTGGTACCATACGGTGAAAACCCAACCTCAGTAAGCTATTTGTTGTTAGTGTTTATATTAAcatacttttagtttttttatcttttatgtaTCTATCAATACATTTTGTGACCTGCATTTAGACCATACAACTCCACGTGTTGAGTCTTCCAGTATTATATATTTTCTTGCAACCGCGAAGGGTGAGTCACTTTTAGCCCAGAGCGCCTCTTAGTGGCTGTGAGTGGGTGCAGCTATTTCTTATACTACTATTTCTTGATCtccatgactagtgttgagcgaatttccGTTTTGAAGTTTgccatacaaggttcgggttatctaagaattctgctaTGGATTCAGCTACCACAAACCATAAGTTACCCATAGAATTCTTAgacaacccgaaccttgtacgccgaacttgaaacagaAGTTGGGTTTTCAGGTTGTTGCTTTTGGGGCTCATGAGCTCTTCCCTATATAACCTCCTCACCATCCAGTTTACCAAAGTCATTCTTATGTCTAGTGAACACGTATTCATGCTCTTGTATTATCTCTGACACCCTCACATCATCATGACTGGAAGGGCAGAGACCTCTGGCTTCTTAATTGCATACACAGCAGAGGAATCAGAGACAACACAGAGCTCTCATTACCATGAAACCAGATCCTCTCATTTACATAGTCAACAATAGCTCCATGTTGTCCCTGGAAATCAGAACCTACAACAGAGACAGAATCATGTAAATCCATCAAATAAGCATTTAAATGAACTTCCTGTTTCTCTATCTGTAACACCGTCTCCTTTCCTTCTATGGTCACAACATGGGGTCCCCGAAAGGCTTGTAAATGGAGCCTCCGCCCTGTAGACAAAGGATGTATCAGGGGTTGAAACGCATGTAAAATTGGGAGAGGCTCCAGTATTAATCAACATCTTCTACTGGGGCCTCTTTCCACGGCAGCAAAAATTATAGGTCTATTTCATCCATCTCTCTTGAACTCCACAACAGGAGGGACGGAGGCAACGATTTCCTAGGCAGAGCTCGCTTGAGGAGAAGTATTAATGTGACCTTGAGAACAATCGATCACATTGCATCTAATAATTTGCCCAGAAGTTTGAATTGCTTTCAACTTCTCAATCTCTCTTAAGGCGTCTGACAATTGATGCTACAACTCTTTGAGTTAGGCCTCACGCAgagttgttcatgcagaggcagtgactggattaatgatgctcTTCCAGTAGTATGAGCAGTCACTGGACCAGTCACACAGTGTAGGGCACTTCTGTATTGaccagacacacctgcccacactgtgacaccaccaccaccaaaggctcgtctggtgaccacTGTGGCTGATGCAGAGCGATCTCTTTGTCATCTCCAACATGGTTGGCGGCCATCAtctctgctcagcgtgaatcgacctTTAATCTTTCATAACCAATTTAACTCAATATAATGTTTTTAGTGGCTGTGTTGGCAGAAATTATATTAGATTGTCAGGTGCGAATAAAAGCCGCGCCAAGGTGTCCAGACCGGCTGCAGATACTTAGGGGgcatttacaccaacagattatctgagcaatatctgtccaatcagaccaatagttggtgcgtagaacaaaagatctgtgtgtgtaaacggccatctgaccaatgaaaatctgtcagataatcggtTAATGTCATTGCCCCCTCAGGGGTTAAATATTTAAATACACATCACATGTTATTTCAGTATCATCACTAATTGGTCAGTGGAGTCTAATGTTTTATCCTGctctctgattggtcagtggagCCTATTGTTTTATCCTGctctctgattggtcagtggagTCTATTGTTTTATCCTGctctctgattggtcagtggagTCTATTGTTTTATCCTGctctctgattggtcagtggagTCTATTGTTTTATCCTGctctctgattggtcagtggagCCTATTGTTTTATCCTGCTCTCTGATTGGTCACTGGAGTCTATTGTTTTATCCTGCTCTCTGATTGGtcagtgtgactgtatatatgGAGCCTCCAGAGACCGGGCATCAGATCACTTGTGCTCGGCTCCTGGAGATTTCTGCTACAGCTCCACAGCTTCTCTCCTGAAGACTGCGAGGACTTCTCCACTTCTGTCGGACTCCGCTGCTGTACTCTGAGGGGATCGGATACTCACCTTTCCAGTTCTTCTCTAGGAAGCATTTTACTTTCCTACTGATCATCAAAGATGGGCTCTGCCAAGAAGGGAAATCGCACTCCCCTAGTCTGCAAGACCTGTGGGGAATTTCACGACAATCTGTCGATGCACCTCCGCAGAGCGTGCAAGAAAAACGCAAAGGCATCCGAAATCGCACAAGATGTGATTAAAGCAAAGGAAAACGTTCAGAAAATAGGCAATTGTCTGAGCGTCGTCTCCTACGAAGAGCTGGACTTCAGCAAGAGCGGCTTCTCTGATCCTCAggaatttatggcagattttctGGCGCGtcgcggttgtattatcagagaTAAACCATCTGGAAGGAAGGTTTATTCAGTACTTATTCATTCTATGTAggtagagtatatatatatacagtggatataaaagtctacacacccctgttaaaatgtccggtttctgtgatgtaaaaaaatgagacaaagataaatcatttcagaactttttccacctttaatgggaCCTATaaatgtacaactcaattgaagaaCAAACTGAAgtcttaggtggagggaagacaaacaaataataataatatggttgcataagtgtgcacacccttaaactaatactttgttgaagcaccttttgatgttattccagcactcagtatttttgggtctgagtctatcagcatggcacattttgacttggcaagatttgcccgctCTTCTTTGCAGACTCCCTCCAactctgtcagattgcgagggcatctcctgggcactgccctcttcacatcaccccacagattgtcaatcggattcaggtctgggctctgactggtacattccaaaactgtaatcttcttctgctgaagccattcctttgttgatttggatgttgcTGTCGGCCttttggtcgcctcccagaccagttgtcttctcgtcttttcatcaattttggagggacgtccagttcttggtaatgtcactgttgggccatattgtctccacttgatgatgacggtcttcactgtgttccattagTTTTTTTGGTTTTCTTCCCTCCCCCTAAAAGACTTCAACTCAACGGAAAAACAaactgtacagtttataggtcacattaaaggtggaaaaagttctgaaatgatttatctttgtctcatttatttacagcacagaaaccggacattttaacaggggtgtgtagactttttatatccactgtatatacggtAATCCAGAAGTCCTGGGTGATGTGTAGTtgttactggggggagggggagaaacaGAGACTAAAGAGGAGACTTTCTCTGTTCCTCCAGGCTGGACAAGCTGAGTTGCTGAGGTCTTCTGCTCTACCCCAACCACACAGACTGGTGAGAAGAACCTCGTTATTGGGAACACTCTGAAGTGAGGACTTTGGTGTCACCATTTACTGCTCCTGTCATACTGCTGAAGAAAGCGGCTGTAAGATGGACGTATTGTCTTCTTCATTTAATAAACCAAACTTCTGACCTGAAGAGTTCTCCTGTGTCTGTGTTCCTGGCTGCTCCTGCCGTACGGCACCTGAGCTAAACCTCCACAATTAGTGGAAGATGCGGGCAAAGGTTTCTGTAGACGCTgaagtatataatgccccctgtagtatatataacGCTCCCCCCGTACtgcagtatataatgccccctgtagtatatataacGCTCCCCCCGTACtgcagtatataatgccccctgtagtatatataacGCTCCCCCCGTACTGCCGGCACACATATAGTACATActcccctgtagtatatataacGCTCCCCCCGTACtgcagtatataatgccccctgtagtatatataacGCTCCCCCCGTACTGCCGACACACATATAGTACATActcccctgtagtatatataacGCCCCCCGGTACTGCCGTCACACATATAGTACATACTCCCCTGTGCGCCGTAATTATCCTTCCTCTGAGCTGTGGTCTGAGTGACACACAAGCTGCTGGGCAGGAGTTCActgagtatcacacaggataggattagatacacagctcagcagacagtatcacacaggataggattagatacacagctcagcaggcagtatcacacaggataggattagatacacagctcagcagacagtatcacacaggatatgattagatacacagctcagcagacagtatcacacaggataggattagatacacagctcagcagacagtatcacacaggataggattagat comes from the Bufo gargarizans isolate SCDJY-AF-19 unplaced genomic scaffold, ASM1485885v1 original_scaffold_1465_pilon, whole genome shotgun sequence genome and includes:
- the LOC122923320 gene encoding activin receptor type-1-like, encoding MVGGGVIIPILIMVTFSSSSMEDEEVKGNSVQYKCVCEGISCGSRDRCYGQRCFASLSMNDGLLVSQKGCFQVYEQSIMTCKTPPSADQAVDCCQGDLCNMNITAHLQSKSGTVETLNSSVETLAIFILAPVVVLIVLSVVALLVFRKIQQRHMERLSTRDAEYRTVDGLIASNVGDSTLADLLDHTCTSGSGSGLPFLVHRTVARQITLAECVGKGRYGEVWRGHWQGESVAVKIFSSRDEKSWCRETELYNTVLLRHENILGFIASDMTSRNSSTQLWLITHYHELGSLYDYLHITTLDTVTCLRIVLSIASGLAHLHVEIFGTQGKPAIAHRDLKSKNILVKKNGQCCIADLGLAMIHSQSTNQLDVGSNPYVGTKRYMAPEVLDETIQVDFFDSYKRVDIWAFGLVLWEVARCMVSNGIVADYKPPFHDVVPNDPSFEDMKKVVCVDQQRPNIPNRWFSDPTLTSLVKLMKECWYHNPSARLPALRIKKTLTKIDNSLDKLKSDC